A stretch of Desulfurivibrio alkaliphilus AHT 2 DNA encodes these proteins:
- the thiC gene encoding phosphomethylpyrimidine synthase ThiC gives MATQIQRARAGEISDEMAQVAAAEGVEAEMVRGGVAAGTIVIPCNHGRQQRAVGIGRGLGTKVNASIGTSSDIIDYTAEEVKAKAAEEEGADTLMELSVGGNLDEVRRRVLAATTLPVGNVPLYQAFCEASRRYGDPNKLDEELLFDLIEQQCADGISFMAIHCGINLYTIERLRKQGYRYGGLVSKGGTQMIAWMLANNRDNPLYTKFDRVVEILRRHDVVLSLGNGIRAGAIHDSSDRAQVAELVINCELAELGREMGCQMMVEGPGHVPLDEIEGNIQLQKRMSGDAPYYVLGPLPCDVGAGYDHVTAAVGAASSSRYGADLICYITPAEHLALPNEDDVREGVRVARLAVHMGDIVKLGERAKKRDRAMSRARRDMQWEQQFELGLFGRQAKEVRDSRSPGDQQTCTMCGEFCAAKNAEAIFSDCTSQAKQ, from the coding sequence ATGGCAACTCAGATTCAACGGGCAAGAGCAGGGGAAATCAGCGACGAAATGGCCCAGGTGGCCGCCGCCGAAGGGGTGGAGGCTGAAATGGTGCGCGGCGGGGTGGCCGCCGGCACCATCGTCATTCCCTGCAATCATGGCCGGCAGCAGCGGGCGGTGGGCATCGGCCGGGGGCTTGGAACCAAGGTCAACGCCAGCATCGGCACCTCCAGCGACATCATCGATTACACCGCCGAGGAGGTCAAGGCCAAAGCCGCCGAGGAAGAAGGGGCCGACACCCTGATGGAGCTTTCGGTGGGCGGCAATCTCGATGAAGTGCGGCGCCGGGTGCTGGCCGCCACAACCCTGCCGGTGGGCAACGTCCCCCTCTACCAGGCCTTCTGCGAGGCCTCCCGCCGCTACGGCGATCCCAACAAGCTGGATGAAGAGCTGCTCTTCGACCTGATCGAACAACAGTGCGCCGACGGCATCAGCTTCATGGCCATCCACTGCGGCATCAACCTCTACACCATCGAGCGGCTGCGAAAGCAGGGTTACCGCTACGGCGGCCTGGTTTCCAAGGGCGGCACCCAGATGATCGCCTGGATGCTGGCCAACAACCGCGACAACCCCCTCTACACCAAGTTCGACCGGGTGGTGGAGATCCTGCGCCGCCATGACGTGGTGCTAAGCCTGGGCAACGGCATCCGGGCCGGGGCCATCCACGATTCCTCGGACCGGGCCCAGGTGGCGGAACTGGTGATCAACTGCGAGCTGGCCGAACTGGGCCGGGAGATGGGCTGCCAGATGATGGTGGAAGGGCCGGGCCATGTGCCCCTGGATGAAATCGAGGGCAACATCCAGTTGCAGAAAAGGATGTCCGGCGATGCCCCCTACTACGTGCTGGGGCCGCTGCCCTGCGATGTCGGGGCCGGTTACGACCACGTCACCGCCGCCGTGGGCGCCGCTTCATCCTCACGCTACGGCGCCGACCTGATCTGCTACATCACCCCCGCCGAGCACCTGGCCCTGCCCAACGAGGATGATGTCCGCGAGGGCGTGCGGGTGGCCAGGCTGGCGGTGCACATGGGAGACATCGTCAAGCTGGGGGAGCGGGCCAAGAAGCGGGACCGGGCCATGAGCCGGGCCCGGCGGGACATGCAATGGGAGCAGCAGTTCGAACTGGGGCTGTTCGGCCGCCAGGCCAAAGAGGTCCGCGACAGCCGCAGCCCCGGCGACCAGCAGACCTGCACCATGTGCGGCGAGTTCTGCGCCGCCAAAAACGCCGAGGCCATCTTCAGCGACTGCACCAGCCAGGCCAAACAGTAA
- a CDS encoding sulfite exporter TauE/SafE family protein: MLTVLPLYLGLGAVAGVLAGLLGIGGGLVIVPMLVFALAWQGVAPEYLMHLALGTSMATIIFTAVSSALAHHRRGAVRWEVVRGIVPGILAGTLGGTFIAAALSTDFLQIFFAFFLYFVAWQMLSGRKPNPARELPGPAGMLGAGGTIGVFSSLVGIGGGTLSVPFMVWCNIGLHQAIGTSAAIGFPIAVAGTAGYLLNGLRAPALPEYALGFIYLPALVGIVAASVLTAPLGVRLAHSLPVNKLKRIFALLLLAVATRMLFM, encoded by the coding sequence ATGTTAACGGTTTTACCGCTTTATCTGGGGCTGGGCGCGGTGGCCGGGGTGCTGGCCGGGCTGTTGGGCATCGGCGGCGGGCTGGTGATTGTGCCCATGCTGGTCTTTGCCCTGGCCTGGCAGGGAGTGGCCCCGGAGTATTTGATGCATCTGGCCCTGGGAACCTCGATGGCCACCATCATCTTCACCGCCGTCTCCAGCGCCCTGGCCCATCATCGGCGCGGCGCGGTGCGCTGGGAGGTGGTGCGGGGTATTGTGCCCGGCATTTTGGCCGGCACTCTGGGCGGCACCTTCATCGCCGCCGCGCTTAGTACCGATTTCCTGCAAATATTCTTCGCCTTCTTCCTCTACTTCGTGGCCTGGCAGATGCTCAGCGGCCGCAAACCCAATCCGGCCCGAGAGTTGCCGGGGCCGGCGGGAATGCTGGGCGCCGGCGGGACCATCGGGGTCTTTTCCAGCCTGGTGGGCATCGGCGGCGGCACCCTGTCGGTACCCTTCATGGTCTGGTGCAACATCGGGCTGCATCAGGCCATCGGCACCTCGGCGGCCATCGGCTTTCCCATCGCGGTGGCCGGTACCGCGGGCTACCTGCTCAACGGCCTGCGGGCCCCGGCGCTGCCGGAGTACGCCCTGGGCTTCATCTACCTGCCGGCCCTGGTGGGCATCGTGGCCGCCAGTGTGCTCACCGCCCCGCTGGGCGTACGCCTGGCTCACAGCCTGCCGGTGAACAAATTAAAAAGAATTTTCGCCCTCTTGCTGCTCGCCGTGGCAACCCGCATGCTCTTTATGTAA
- a CDS encoding DUF3786 domain-containing protein, translating to MTDQGTIMAWPGEAEAWDALTQLCPDETRVNAKVLFNPHNSTYVLNCFGQDIFVSLNDRDIYSNSALGQVLVNQYAEYSHLSILKYLIHSRDLPCSGQMIPPFDLPGGDIFVKGTHILPLDDIAGCFDGNVDKFVKTGKNLAGTQLEYGDMSFKLFPFPRVPVVIIVWEGDEEFPAKATLLLDAGCVSQIPTEIVWSTAMMSVKMLLQSARGK from the coding sequence ATGACCGATCAAGGAACAATAATGGCATGGCCTGGCGAGGCAGAGGCATGGGATGCGCTGACACAGCTTTGCCCTGATGAAACCAGGGTCAATGCAAAGGTTTTATTCAATCCCCACAACTCCACCTATGTGCTGAATTGTTTTGGCCAGGATATCTTTGTCTCACTGAATGATCGTGATATTTACAGCAATTCCGCCTTGGGCCAGGTGCTGGTTAACCAATATGCAGAGTACTCGCACCTTTCGATCCTGAAATATTTAATCCATTCACGCGACCTGCCGTGTTCAGGGCAGATGATCCCCCCGTTTGATTTACCCGGTGGCGATATCTTTGTTAAAGGGACCCACATTCTGCCTCTTGACGACATTGCTGGGTGTTTTGATGGCAATGTTGACAAGTTCGTAAAAACAGGCAAAAACCTTGCCGGTACGCAACTTGAGTATGGCGATATGTCGTTCAAGCTCTTCCCCTTCCCCAGGGTGCCGGTCGTAATCATCGTATGGGAAGGCGATGAAGAGTTCCCCGCCAAGGCGACACTTTTGCTTGACGCTGGCTGTGTGTCGCAAATACCAACGGAGATTGTTTGGTCCACCGCGATGATGTCCGTCAAGATGTTGTTGCAAAGTGCGCGGGGCAAGTGA
- a CDS encoding OFA family MFS transporter — MMGDLATYLSVGQRRWLVVAGAVMIQFCLGAIYAWSVFTGPLTQPLSAGGHYGFNAREAAWIFSAGLATFAVVMVAAGRVLPLYGPRPVAAAGGLVLGAGYVLGGLLGSSFWGQFLGIGLIGGAGIGLAYVVPIAVGVKWFPDKKGLVSGLAVAGFGFGATLWVKLAGSWFGGLLHTVSLFGLPGVQSVFLIYGVLFALLVFLGSRVMLNPPAGYVPTGAGGGCRLGTEPAAAPAADKAAPPSPVAPREYSSSEMLRSGHFYILWLMFCSTALAGLMVIYSISLFGTDALQMSQAVSDPAAAARIAGTAMAWYAIFNGLGRIVWGGVSDRLGRKWSLFMMCSFQAFIVFAFYELGGAASSLIIAAAIIGFNFGGNFALFPAATADYFGAANLGRNYGWIFLSYGVAGILGPQIAGYFRDMALAGDISTWQISFSIAGAACVFAALLALLLKEP, encoded by the coding sequence ATGATGGGCGATCTGGCGACATATCTGAGCGTGGGGCAACGGCGCTGGCTGGTGGTGGCGGGGGCGGTGATGATCCAGTTTTGCCTGGGCGCCATCTACGCCTGGAGTGTCTTCACCGGGCCGCTGACCCAGCCTTTGAGTGCCGGTGGGCACTACGGCTTTAACGCCCGGGAGGCCGCCTGGATCTTTTCCGCCGGGCTGGCCACCTTTGCCGTGGTGATGGTGGCGGCGGGGCGGGTGCTGCCCCTTTACGGGCCGCGGCCGGTGGCCGCCGCCGGCGGTCTGGTGCTGGGGGCAGGCTATGTGCTGGGCGGGCTGCTGGGGAGCAGTTTCTGGGGCCAGTTTCTGGGGATCGGCCTGATCGGCGGGGCCGGGATCGGCCTGGCTTACGTGGTGCCCATCGCCGTGGGGGTCAAGTGGTTTCCCGACAAAAAGGGGCTGGTTTCGGGGCTGGCGGTGGCCGGTTTCGGGTTCGGGGCCACCCTTTGGGTCAAGCTGGCCGGGAGCTGGTTTGGCGGCCTGCTCCATACCGTCAGCCTCTTTGGGCTGCCGGGGGTGCAGTCGGTTTTTTTGATTTACGGGGTGCTCTTTGCCCTGCTGGTGTTCCTGGGCAGTCGGGTGATGCTCAACCCTCCGGCGGGCTACGTTCCCACCGGAGCCGGCGGCGGTTGCCGGCTGGGAACGGAACCCGCGGCGGCCCCGGCCGCCGACAAAGCCGCGCCGCCGTCCCCGGTGGCCCCCAGGGAGTACAGCAGCAGCGAGATGTTGCGTTCCGGCCACTTCTACATCCTGTGGCTGATGTTTTGCAGCACCGCCCTGGCCGGGCTGATGGTGATTTACAGCATCAGCCTGTTCGGCACCGATGCCCTGCAAATGAGCCAGGCGGTGAGCGACCCGGCGGCAGCGGCCCGAATCGCCGGTACCGCCATGGCTTGGTACGCGATTTTCAACGGGCTGGGCCGGATTGTCTGGGGCGGGGTTTCCGATCGCCTGGGCCGCAAGTGGTCGCTGTTCATGATGTGCAGCTTCCAGGCCTTCATCGTCTTTGCCTTTTACGAACTGGGGGGTGCGGCCAGCAGCCTGATCATTGCCGCCGCCATCATCGGTTTCAATTTCGGCGGCAACTTTGCCCTCTTTCCCGCCGCCACCGCCGATTACTTCGGCGCCGCCAACCTGGGCCGCAACTACGGCTGGATTTTTCTCTCCTACGGGGTGGCCGGCATCCTGGGCCCCCAGATTGCCGGCTATTTTCGCGACATGGCCCTGGCCGGCGACATCTCCACCTGGCAGATTTCTTTCAGTATCGCCGGAGCCGCCTGCGTTTTCGCGGCCCTGCTGGCCCTGCTGCTCAAGGAGCCCTGA
- a CDS encoding ATP-binding protein: MNEKRDIDLIDELRAQPAELPWLEFKKNNVDPDGIGKRCSALSNLARLEGRDCGFMLWGIDDTSHEVVGTNFDPASFRVGNQEFQLWLAQRLQPSVAFSFRTVAHPDGRVVILEVPAATSAPVGFNNIAYIRIGSATPKLADYPERYIKLIKCLRPYTWEHGIARRYASGDEVLDLLDYAQYFRLIRHPLPDNRAGIFEHLEADGLISRDVGEKWNITHLGAILFATRLDRFDASLARKAVRLVVYDGKNRAETVTHRLDGHKGYAAGFEGLVDYINGLIPRNEHIGIALRVAQPLFPELAVRELVANALIHQDMTVTGAGPQIEIFEDRMEITNPGRPLVQAERMIDLPPRSRNEALASLMRRMGFCEEQGSGLDKVIAQVELYQLPPPLFREGANSMQVILYGPRKFADMTPDERVRACYQHAVLKLLSGERMKNATLCERFGIDPKNASQASVIIRKALEEGIIKVADADHPRAGYVPGWA, encoded by the coding sequence ATGAACGAGAAGCGTGACATTGATCTCATTGATGAGCTCCGAGCACAACCGGCCGAGTTGCCCTGGTTGGAGTTTAAGAAGAATAATGTTGACCCGGATGGGATCGGCAAGCGTTGTTCGGCTCTATCCAATTTAGCGCGCCTCGAAGGTCGCGATTGCGGCTTCATGCTGTGGGGTATAGACGATACGAGTCATGAGGTCGTTGGCACCAACTTCGATCCGGCCTCTTTCAGGGTTGGGAACCAGGAGTTTCAGCTCTGGCTGGCCCAACGGCTGCAACCGAGTGTAGCCTTCAGTTTCCGTACCGTCGCCCATCCCGACGGGCGGGTGGTGATCCTGGAGGTTCCGGCGGCAACCAGTGCGCCTGTCGGCTTTAACAATATTGCCTACATTCGTATTGGCAGTGCCACACCGAAACTCGCCGACTATCCCGAGCGCTATATCAAACTGATCAAGTGCCTGCGACCCTACACTTGGGAGCACGGCATCGCGCGACGGTATGCTTCGGGCGACGAGGTGCTGGATCTGCTTGATTACGCTCAATACTTTCGCCTCATTAGGCACCCCCTCCCAGACAACCGTGCCGGTATTTTTGAGCATCTGGAAGCGGATGGCCTGATCAGTCGCGACGTAGGTGAGAAATGGAATATCACTCATCTCGGGGCAATCTTATTCGCCACACGGTTGGACAGGTTCGATGCATCGCTGGCCCGTAAGGCGGTGCGACTGGTGGTTTACGACGGAAAGAACCGTGCCGAGACGGTCACCCACCGTCTGGATGGTCACAAGGGTTATGCCGCCGGATTCGAAGGGCTGGTCGACTACATCAACGGACTGATCCCCCGGAACGAGCATATCGGCATCGCGTTGCGCGTGGCTCAGCCGCTGTTCCCCGAGTTGGCGGTGCGCGAACTGGTTGCCAATGCTCTGATTCACCAGGATATGACAGTAACCGGTGCGGGGCCGCAGATTGAGATCTTCGAGGACCGCATGGAGATTACCAATCCCGGCCGCCCCTTGGTTCAGGCTGAGCGGATGATCGATCTTCCTCCGCGTTCTCGGAACGAGGCCCTGGCATCGTTGATGCGCCGCATGGGCTTTTGTGAAGAGCAAGGTAGCGGGCTGGACAAAGTGATAGCGCAGGTTGAACTTTACCAACTGCCGCCGCCGTTGTTTCGGGAAGGTGCAAATTCCATGCAGGTAATTCTCTATGGTCCGCGCAAATTTGCAGACATGACCCCGGATGAGCGGGTAAGGGCCTGTTACCAACATGCCGTCTTAAAACTCCTTAGCGGCGAACGGATGAAAAATGCCACCCTTTGCGAACGCTTCGGCATTGATCCAAAGAATGCCTCTCAGGCTTCGGTAATAATCCGTAAGGCCCTGGAAGAGGGCATAATCAAGGTGGCGGATGCGGATCACCCACGTGCAGGCTACGTGCCCGGCTGGGCCTGA
- a CDS encoding 5-formyltetrahydrofolate cyclo-ligase, translating to MQIEEQRRRLRDTVLAARDGLSPARRREKSGAIHAALAGLDAVRRARVIMVYLHFRSEVETLPALAAHLPAGCRLAVPLTRVKGKRLEVFQLTDPDRQLRPGYCGIPEPDPAASQPQEPGEIDLVLVPGSVFDRRGGRLGYGGGYYDRFLAQQAPQAVRIGLAFDLQVVDSLPLLPHDQQLHHLVTESGVIR from the coding sequence ATGCAGATCGAAGAACAGCGCCGCCGTTTGCGCGACACGGTTTTAGCCGCCCGCGACGGTTTAAGCCCCGCCCGGCGGCGGGAAAAGAGCGGCGCCATCCATGCCGCCCTGGCCGGGCTGGATGCGGTGCGCCGGGCTCGGGTGATCATGGTCTACCTGCACTTTCGCAGCGAGGTGGAAACCCTGCCCGCCCTGGCGGCGCATCTGCCGGCCGGCTGCCGCCTGGCGGTTCCCTTGACCAGGGTAAAGGGAAAACGCCTGGAAGTTTTTCAACTCACCGACCCTGACCGCCAGTTGCGCCCCGGTTACTGCGGCATCCCGGAGCCGGACCCGGCCGCCAGCCAACCCCAGGAGCCGGGAGAAATAGACCTGGTCCTGGTGCCGGGCAGCGTCTTCGACCGCCGGGGCGGTCGCCTCGGCTACGGCGGCGGTTATTACGACCGCTTCCTGGCGCAACAGGCGCCGCAAGCGGTTCGCATCGGCCTGGCCTTCGACCTGCAGGTGGTGGATTCCCTGCCCCTGCTGCCCCACGACCAGCAACTCCACCACCTGGTAACCGAGTCCGGCGTTATCAGGTAA
- the mutM gene encoding bifunctional DNA-formamidopyrimidine glycosylase/DNA-(apurinic or apyrimidinic site) lyase encodes MPELPEVEVVRRGLEPLVLQRQIARISASGLPLRRPVPLAELRRWGEGARVTGVSRRAKYLLLHLDNSALLIFHLGMTGKFYPAVADDPPRKHDHLVLHLNDHANDGHGGRGASGQKVAQIRFNDCRRFGLVAVCAPAETTAPALLAGLGPEPLDDKAFTPAYLAQRCAHRRTPIKNLLMDNRVVVGIGNIYANEVLFAAGVHPQTPAGEISRARLKKICAAAREILTRAIAAGGTTIADFANAAGESGYFQVQLAVYGRGGQPCPRCGREIVRQVQAGRATYFCPRCQRPPKVISKNKEQKSGK; translated from the coding sequence ATGCCTGAACTACCGGAAGTGGAAGTGGTGCGCCGGGGGCTGGAACCCTTGGTGCTGCAGCGGCAAATCGCCCGCATCAGCGCCAGCGGCCTGCCCCTGCGCCGGCCCGTGCCCCTGGCCGAGCTGCGGCGCTGGGGGGAAGGCGCCCGGGTAACCGGGGTGAGCCGGCGGGCCAAGTACCTGCTGCTGCACCTGGACAACTCCGCCCTGCTGATCTTTCACCTGGGCATGACCGGCAAGTTCTACCCGGCCGTCGCCGACGACCCACCCCGCAAACATGACCACCTGGTACTGCACCTGAATGATCATGCAAACGACGGGCACGGGGGCCGGGGGGCAAGTGGCCAAAAGGTGGCCCAGATACGTTTCAACGATTGCCGCCGCTTCGGGCTGGTCGCCGTCTGTGCCCCTGCCGAGACCACAGCGCCAGCGCTGCTGGCCGGGCTGGGGCCCGAACCCCTGGATGACAAGGCCTTCACCCCCGCCTACCTGGCTCAACGCTGCGCCCACCGGCGCACCCCCATCAAAAATCTGCTGATGGACAATCGGGTGGTGGTGGGGATCGGCAATATCTACGCCAATGAAGTGCTGTTTGCCGCCGGGGTACACCCGCAAACCCCGGCCGGGGAAATATCCCGGGCCAGGTTAAAAAAAATCTGCGCCGCCGCCCGGGAAATCCTGACCCGGGCCATTGCCGCCGGTGGCACCACCATTGCCGATTTTGCCAACGCTGCCGGGGAGAGCGGTTATTTTCAGGTGCAACTGGCCGTTTACGGGCGCGGCGGCCAACCCTGCCCGCGCTGCGGCCGGGAAATAGTCCGGCAGGTGCAGGCCGGGCGGGCAACCTACTTTTGCCCCCGCTGCCAACGGCCGCCCAAAGTAATATCAAAAAACAAGGAACAAAAGAGCGGCAAATAA
- a CDS encoding efflux RND transporter periplasmic adaptor subunit: MAKKEKIIRFVLPLLVLLAGFLLMQLLLSQRQAPEPRERVERGALVELLAVQPETHQVMVRGSGTVQPQREISLIPRVSGEVVELGPNFVAGGFVREGELLFRLDPADYELARERAKAAVARAEARLVEISERAAVARREWELFAASPDHESDTRLQPSPLALYQPQLLEAEAERVAAEADLTAARLDLERTTLLAPFNGRIRQRQLELGQFIQAGVTVATLTGTDRAEIIVPLPQADLPWLQLPRPASAPATDSGVHGVSDLGSPALVTFTAGDRDYQWPGKLHRTLGEVESQGRMVQTVIMVEDPYDLADRRDDAPALLPGMFVGVQLAGKRLEEVFILPRRAVREGDTVWLMDDEQRLRLAPVNIRRRERETAIIDHGLTAGDQVVLTELVGAVEGMLLRANNRETPREMPREMPREIQ, translated from the coding sequence ATGGCTAAAAAAGAAAAAATCATCCGCTTTGTTTTACCCCTGCTGGTGCTGCTGGCGGGTTTTCTGCTGATGCAGTTACTGCTGTCCCAACGCCAGGCGCCGGAGCCCCGGGAAAGGGTGGAGCGCGGCGCCCTGGTGGAATTGCTCGCCGTGCAGCCGGAAACCCACCAGGTGATGGTGCGGGGCAGCGGCACGGTGCAGCCCCAGCGGGAAATCAGCCTGATCCCCAGGGTCTCCGGCGAGGTGGTGGAGCTGGGGCCGAATTTTGTCGCCGGCGGCTTTGTTCGTGAAGGCGAGTTGCTGTTCCGCTTGGACCCGGCGGATTACGAGCTGGCTCGGGAGCGGGCCAAGGCCGCCGTGGCCCGGGCCGAAGCGAGGCTGGTGGAAATAAGCGAACGGGCGGCGGTGGCCCGCCGGGAGTGGGAGTTGTTTGCCGCAAGCCCCGACCATGAAAGCGACACCCGGCTGCAGCCCAGCCCCCTGGCCCTCTACCAGCCCCAGTTGCTGGAGGCCGAGGCCGAGCGGGTCGCCGCCGAAGCCGATCTTACCGCCGCCCGGCTGGACCTGGAACGCACCACCCTCTTGGCCCCCTTCAACGGCCGCATTCGCCAGCGCCAGTTGGAATTGGGCCAGTTTATCCAGGCCGGGGTCACCGTCGCCACCCTGACCGGCACCGACCGGGCGGAAATCATCGTTCCCCTGCCCCAGGCCGACCTACCCTGGCTGCAACTGCCCCGCCCGGCCAGCGCCCCCGCAACTGACTCCGGGGTCCACGGGGTAAGCGATCTCGGCTCCCCGGCCCTAGTTACCTTCACCGCCGGCGATCGCGATTACCAGTGGCCGGGCAAGCTGCACCGGACCCTGGGCGAGGTGGAAAGCCAGGGGCGAATGGTACAGACGGTAATCATGGTCGAAGACCCTTACGACCTGGCCGACCGCCGGGACGATGCCCCGGCCCTGCTGCCGGGGATGTTTGTCGGGGTGCAACTGGCCGGCAAACGCCTGGAAGAGGTGTTCATTCTGCCCCGCCGGGCGGTGCGGGAAGGCGACACCGTCTGGCTGATGGATGACGAGCAGCGGCTGCGCCTGGCGCCGGTCAACATTCGCCGCCGGGAACGGGAAACCGCCATTATCGACCACGGCCTGACCGCCGGCGACCAGGTGGTGCTCACCGAACTGGTCGGCGCCGTCGAGGGCATGCTGCTGCGGGCCAACAACCGGGAAACGCCCCGGGAAATGCCCCGAGAAATGCCCCGAGAAATACAATGA